One Maniola hyperantus chromosome Z, iAphHyp1.2, whole genome shotgun sequence DNA window includes the following coding sequences:
- the LOC117995675 gene encoding sodium/potassium/calcium exchanger 4-like translates to MAKMLERTNISCARKYRVAFYVRVLLFFGIPMFYFLVNSQFTTIEANNSGQEPSFPSRHLLGLIEQGSENCTPPAILEFPSDGLNRFQRQHGLILVHCVLAVYCFLLLGIVCEDYFVPSIEILCERLNMEADIAGATFMAAASSSPELFINCIGTFVTEGDLGVGAIVGSAVFNVLAVPACCALVAGKVVELDWWSVSRDCMMYAVAVVVLIFTLLDDKVYWYEALLLVALYTFYILTMVYNKSLGSIARSTCCPYYRKNSYTEIDGLLHPVQKDQNHNSYIASSMTIVDIEEINRNHRQGSTDSDVSSIWSWPGEKSSGLQKLFWLLTWPMGLALWVTIPDCKKRPRFYLLTFTMCVLWIGSMSYLVAWIITVIGDTLNIPDSITGLTILAAGASLPEAVSSILVTKQGHGSMGISNTIGSNTFDILLCLGLPWLIKSVFFPSYPDNHWVMINSSGLSYSAISLLSTLLAFYLFLLLNKFQLDWKIGMAYALVYAGFLIMAAMIELNILFPVNLPICPHS, encoded by the exons ATGGCTAAGATGCTGGAAAGGACTAATATTTCGTGTGCAAGAAAATACAGAGTTGCTTTTTACGTCAGAGTTCTTTTGTTTTTCGGCATACCAATGTTCTACTTTCTTGTGAACTCACAATTTACTACGATCGAAGCTAATAACTCTG GTCAGGAACCTAGTTTTCCATCTCGCCACCTGTTGGGGCTAATCGAACAAGGAAGTGAAAATTGCACGCCACCAGCGATATTGGAATTTCCTTCCGATGGCCTGAATAGATTCCAAAGACAGCAC GGACTTATACTGGTTCACTGCGTGTTGGCCGTGTACTGCTTTCTATTGCTGGGGATCGTCTGCGAGGATTACTTTGTGCCATCAATAGAAATATTATGTGAGC GTTTGAACATGGAAGCTGATATTGCCGGAGCAACGTTCATGGCCGCAGCCAGTTCAAGCCCAGAGCTCTTCATCAACTGTATCGGCACCTTCGTGACCGAGGGAGATCTTGGTGTGGGCGCCATAGTGGGTTCGGCGGTGTTCAATGTCCTTGCTGTGCCTGCTTGCTGCGCTCTGGTTGCTGGAAAG GTGGTAGAACTGGATTGGTGGTCCGTCTCTCGAGATTGCATGATGTACGCGGTGGCGGTCGTTGTCCTGATCTTTACTCTTCTGGATGACAAAGTGTATTGGTACGAAGCTTTGTTGCTGGTTGCGCTGTACACGTTTTATATTCTCA CCATGGTGTACAACAAGAGCCTCGGATCCATTGCAAGGAGTACTTGTTGTCCATACTATAGAAAAAATAGTTACACCGAGATAGATGGGCTACTGCATCcag ttcaaAAGGACCAGAACCACAACAGCTATATTGCTTCTTCGATGACAATCGTAGATATAGaagaaataaatagaaatcacCGTCAAGGATCGACTGATTCTG ATGTTAGCTCGATTTGGTCCTGGCCGGGCGAGAAGTCTTCGGGCCTGCAGAAGCTCTTCTGGCTGCTTACGTGGCCCATGGGCCTGGCGCTCTGGGTCACTATCCCGGACTGCAAGAAACGACCCCGTTTTTACCTCCTGACCTTCACCATGTGCGTCTTGTGGATTGGCAGCATGTCCTACCTAGTCGCATGGATTATAACTGTTATTG GTGATACACTCAACATTCCGGATAGCATCACTGGCCTCACCATTTTGGCAGCGGGTGCAAGTCTACCAGAAGCTGTCTCAAGCATCCTAGTTACAAaacaag GTCACGGCTCAATGGGCATTAGCAATACAATAGGATCGAACACTTTCGACATCCTGTTGTGTCTAGGGTTGCCCTGGCTTATCAAATCCGTGTTCTTTCCTTCGTATCCTGATAATCATTGG GTAATGATCAACTCAAGTGGTCTCTCATATAGCGCTATTTCTCTTCTATCTACTTTATTAGCGTTCTACTTATTCCTCCTCTTAAACAAGTTCCAATTAGATTGGAAAATAGGTATGGCATATGCACTAGTGTATGCTGGGTTCCTTATAATGGCTGCAATGATTGAGCTCAACATACTTTTCCCAGTTAATTTGCCAATTTGCCCGCATTCATAA